A genome region from Mammaliicoccus sp. Marseille-Q6498 includes the following:
- a CDS encoding DUF948 domain-containing protein, with the protein MDWLLPLAGIIAAVAFLVICVVLALFLMQLLKTVKGINETLDGIQGQIQGITRESTDLLHKANRLTEDIQDKSLRLNSVVDAVKGVGDSVQTLNNSVDRVTNSITHNISQNEDKISQVVQWSNVAMEVADKWQLRKNRRSNVSYSTTTSTKENESDVTKDYNAQTTSGDNLDEDKIGAGLKK; encoded by the coding sequence ATGGATTGGTTATTACCATTAGCAGGTATTATTGCTGCTGTTGCATTTTTAGTAATTTGTGTAGTTTTAGCACTATTCTTAATGCAATTATTAAAAACAGTTAAAGGAATTAACGAAACATTAGATGGCATTCAAGGCCAAATTCAAGGTATTACACGTGAATCTACTGACTTACTTCACAAAGCAAATCGCTTAACTGAAGATATTCAAGATAAATCATTACGATTAAATTCAGTAGTAGATGCAGTTAAAGGTGTAGGTGATTCAGTTCAAACACTTAATAATTCAGTGGATAGAGTGACTAATTCAATAACTCACAATATCTCACAAAATGAAGATAAAATTTCTCAAGTAGTACAATGGTCAAACGTTGCAATGGAAGTTGCAGACAAATGGCAATTAAGAAAAAATCGTAGAAGCAATGTTTCATATAGTACAACAACTAGTACTAAAGAAAATGAATCAGATGTAACTAAAGATTATAATGCACAAACAACATCAGGCGATAACTTAGACGAAGATAAAATTGGTGCAGGATTGAAGAAGTAA
- a CDS encoding bifunctional 3-deoxy-7-phosphoheptulonate synthase/chorismate mutase, with amino-acid sequence MSKELESLRERIEVINDEILALLSERGDLAKKIGEEKRKQGTQVYDPQREKEMLNHLIDINKGPYNDNTVKQLFKEIFKASTDLQKSENEKHLYVSRKLKPEDTIVQFDNGAIIGNNKKSFVFGPCSVESQEQVDIVAKDLANRGEKFIRGGAFKPRTSPYDFQGLGEEGLKILKNTKDKYGLNVVSEIVNPAHFEMADEYLDVFQIGARNMQNFELLKEAGKTNKPILLKRGLSATIEEFIYAAEYIHSQGNNNIILCERGIRTYEKATRNTLDISAVPILKQGTHLPVMVDVTHSTGRKDIMLPCAKAALAVGADGVMAEVHPDPSVALSDAGQQMDLNEFDDFYKEIVQSAKLYEK; translated from the coding sequence ATGTCAAAAGAATTAGAGAGTTTAAGAGAAAGAATAGAAGTAATTAATGACGAGATTCTAGCATTGTTATCAGAACGTGGTGACTTAGCCAAGAAGATTGGTGAAGAAAAACGTAAACAAGGTACTCAAGTATATGATCCACAACGTGAAAAAGAAATGTTAAATCATTTAATTGATATTAACAAAGGACCATATAACGATAATACTGTTAAACAATTATTTAAAGAAATCTTTAAAGCTTCAACTGACTTACAAAAGTCTGAAAATGAAAAACATTTATATGTTTCTCGTAAATTAAAACCTGAAGATACAATTGTCCAATTTGATAATGGCGCAATTATAGGTAACAACAAAAAATCATTCGTATTTGGACCTTGTTCAGTAGAATCACAAGAACAAGTTGATATAGTAGCTAAAGATTTAGCAAATAGAGGCGAAAAATTCATTAGAGGTGGCGCATTTAAACCACGTACTTCTCCATATGATTTCCAAGGTTTAGGAGAAGAAGGTTTGAAAATTCTTAAAAATACAAAAGATAAATACGGTTTAAACGTTGTAAGTGAAATCGTTAACCCTGCACATTTTGAAATGGCAGATGAGTATTTAGATGTATTCCAAATTGGTGCAAGAAACATGCAAAACTTTGAATTATTAAAAGAAGCAGGTAAAACAAATAAACCTATTTTATTAAAACGTGGTTTATCAGCTACAATTGAAGAATTCATTTATGCAGCTGAATACATTCATTCACAAGGTAATAACAATATTATTCTTTGTGAACGTGGTATTAGAACTTACGAAAAAGCAACTAGAAATACATTAGATATTTCAGCAGTTCCAATTTTAAAACAAGGTACACATTTACCAGTAATGGTAGACGTTACACATAGTACTGGACGTAAAGATATTATGTTACCATGTGCTAAAGCAGCATTAGCAGTAGGAGCAGATGGTGTAATGGCAGAAGTACATCCAGATCCATCAGTAGCTTTAAGTGATGCTGGACAACAAATGGACTTAAATGAATTTGATGATTTCTACAAAGAAATTGTTCAATCAGCAAAATTATACGAAAAATAA
- the ccpA gene encoding catabolite control protein A produces MTVTIYDVAREAKVSMATVSRVVNGNQNVKPSTRDKVNEVIKRLNYRPNAVARGLASKKTTTVGVIIPDISNVYYSELARGLEDIATMYKYHTIISNSDNDREKEQEIFNNLLSKQVDGIIFLGGTLTDETVDLIDKSSVPVVVSGTNDKDSKLASVNINYTQASKEIAEKLINNGAKKFAFVGGGYSEKAQDDAFVGLDIALKDAGLNIDDNAKFVGKETYKDGSRAYEIISKVKPDAILCISDEQAIGIVHAAQDAGVKIPEELQVVSFNNTRLVHMVRPQLSSVTQPLYDIGAVGMRLLTKFMNDEEIEEPNVILPYRVEYRGTTK; encoded by the coding sequence ATGACTGTAACTATATATGATGTTGCAAGAGAAGCTAAAGTATCAATGGCTACGGTATCTCGTGTTGTAAATGGTAACCAGAATGTTAAACCATCTACACGTGATAAAGTAAATGAAGTTATTAAAAGATTAAACTACCGTCCAAACGCTGTTGCTCGTGGTTTAGCGAGTAAGAAAACAACAACGGTAGGGGTTATTATCCCTGATATTTCAAATGTATATTATTCTGAGTTAGCTAGAGGCTTGGAAGATATCGCAACAATGTATAAATATCATACTATTATTTCTAATTCAGATAACGATCGTGAAAAGGAACAAGAGATTTTCAATAACTTGTTAAGTAAACAAGTTGATGGCATTATTTTCCTTGGCGGTACGTTAACTGATGAAACTGTAGATTTGATTGATAAGTCTTCAGTACCAGTCGTAGTATCAGGTACAAATGATAAAGATTCAAAGTTAGCATCAGTAAATATTAATTATACACAAGCAAGTAAAGAAATTGCTGAAAAACTTATCAATAACGGTGCTAAGAAATTTGCATTTGTTGGTGGTGGCTATTCTGAAAAAGCTCAAGATGATGCTTTCGTAGGTTTAGATATTGCTTTAAAAGATGCAGGTCTTAATATAGATGATAACGCTAAATTTGTAGGTAAAGAAACTTATAAAGATGGCAGTCGCGCATATGAAATCATTTCAAAAGTGAAACCAGATGCAATATTATGTATAAGTGATGAACAAGCTATCGGCATTGTACATGCTGCTCAAGATGCAGGTGTTAAAATTCCGGAAGAACTTCAAGTTGTAAGTTTCAATAACACAAGATTAGTACATATGGTTAGACCACAATTATCTAGTGTTACACAACCACTTTATGATATCGGTGCAGTAGGTATGAGACTTTTAACGAAATTTATGAATGATGAAGAAATTGAAGAACCAAATGTTATTTTACCTTATAGAGTAGAATACAGAGGTACGACGAAATAA
- a CDS encoding YtxH domain-containing protein — protein sequence MENKYNRDLYTHGLETYEAEYDKNTNSRDFVFGVVLGTVVGGIVGLLLAPKPGKELQDDLSEKSNKIIEDVKTKTEDLKGQAQTKAEEIRTQADEKKEEARQKVEEVKTQADEKKTEAKAKAEEKKTEAKKKADEVKSKQEEKKANKGVVTADDVDNEELKAQKGAIKSEVKDEDLKGPKTVVDKKTFDKK from the coding sequence ATGGAAAACAAATATAACAGAGATTTATACACACACGGGTTAGAAACTTACGAAGCAGAATACGATAAGAATACAAATAGTAGAGATTTCGTATTTGGCGTAGTGTTAGGTACAGTTGTAGGCGGAATCGTTGGTTTATTACTAGCACCTAAACCAGGTAAAGAATTACAAGATGATTTAAGCGAAAAATCAAACAAAATTATTGAAGACGTAAAAACTAAAACTGAAGACTTAAAAGGTCAAGCTCAGACTAAAGCTGAAGAAATTCGTACACAAGCCGATGAGAAAAAAGAAGAAGCTCGTCAAAAAGTAGAAGAAGTAAAAACTCAAGCTGACGAGAAAAAAACTGAAGCTAAAGCTAAAGCAGAAGAAAAGAAAACTGAAGCTAAGAAAAAAGCGGACGAAGTAAAATCTAAGCAAGAAGAGAAAAAAGCTAATAAAGGCGTTGTAACTGCTGATGACGTTGATAACGAAGAATTAAAAGCACAAAAAGGCGCAATTAAATCTGAAGTTAAAGACGAAGATTTAAAAGGTCCTAAAACAGTAGTAGATAAAAAAACATTCGATAAAAAATAA
- the murC gene encoding UDP-N-acetylmuramate--L-alanine ligase translates to MTLFHFVGIKGAGMSSLAQIMHDMGHRVQGSDIENTVFTEIALRNKGIKILPFDVENIQEGMTVIAGNAFPDSHPEIAKAYELGLEVNRYHIFLGEFMSQYTSVAVTGAHGKTSTTGLLSHVMNGDQKTSFLIGDGTGMGLPDSSYFAFEACEYRRHFLSYYPDYAIMTNIDFDHPDYFKDLQDVTNAFQEMAKNVKKAIIAWGNDAELKKVTADVPIYFYGFEDDNDIYAENIQTSSKGTTFDVYFKEGKKLIGTFTTPMYGDHHVLNALAVIAVCHLEKLNIDNIREALLTFGGVKRRFSETFYDEQILIDDYAHHPREINATIESARKKYPENEVVAVFQPHTFSRTETFLNEFADSLTQADKVYLCDIFGSIREQQGELTIKDLKTLIPNADLINEETVSQLKKHTNGVILFMGAGDIQKIQKAYVKTLKD, encoded by the coding sequence ATGACATTATTTCATTTTGTCGGAATCAAAGGTGCTGGTATGAGTTCATTAGCACAAATAATGCATGATATGGGACATCGCGTGCAAGGTTCTGATATAGAAAATACTGTATTTACGGAAATTGCGTTAAGAAATAAAGGTATTAAAATTTTACCGTTTGATGTTGAAAATATACAAGAAGGTATGACAGTTATTGCTGGTAATGCTTTTCCAGATTCACACCCAGAAATAGCAAAAGCATACGAATTAGGATTGGAAGTTAATAGGTATCATATTTTCTTAGGAGAATTTATGTCACAGTATACTTCTGTAGCGGTTACAGGTGCTCATGGTAAAACCTCAACTACAGGACTATTATCACATGTTATGAATGGTGACCAGAAAACATCATTCTTAATAGGTGACGGTACAGGTATGGGATTACCTGATAGTTCTTATTTTGCCTTTGAAGCTTGTGAATATAGAAGACATTTTTTAAGTTATTATCCTGACTATGCAATCATGACAAACATTGACTTTGATCATCCTGATTATTTCAAAGATTTGCAAGATGTTACGAACGCTTTCCAAGAAATGGCTAAAAATGTTAAAAAAGCGATTATAGCGTGGGGCAATGATGCTGAACTGAAAAAAGTCACAGCAGATGTTCCAATTTATTTCTATGGCTTTGAAGATGACAATGATATATATGCTGAAAATATTCAAACATCTTCTAAAGGTACGACTTTTGATGTGTACTTTAAAGAAGGAAAGAAACTAATAGGTACATTCACAACGCCAATGTACGGAGATCATCACGTATTAAATGCATTAGCAGTTATAGCTGTATGTCATTTAGAAAAATTAAATATTGATAATATTAGAGAAGCATTACTCACATTTGGTGGTGTAAAAAGAAGATTTAGTGAAACTTTTTACGATGAACAAATTTTAATTGATGATTATGCTCATCACCCTAGAGAAATTAATGCTACAATTGAATCTGCTAGGAAAAAATATCCTGAAAATGAAGTGGTCGCAGTTTTTCAGCCTCATACATTTTCAAGAACTGAGACTTTCTTAAATGAGTTTGCTGATAGTTTAACTCAAGCTGATAAAGTATACTTATGTGATATATTTGGATCAATTAGAGAACAACAAGGTGAATTAACAATTAAAGATTTAAAAACGTTAATACCGAACGCAGATTTAATTAACGAAGAAACAGTTTCACAACTTAAAAAACATACAAATGGTGTTATACTATTTATGGGTGCTGGTGATATTCAAAAAATTCAAAAAGCCTATGTAAAAACACTTAAAGATTAA